A region of Fibrobacter sp. DNA encodes the following proteins:
- a CDS encoding HAMP domain-containing histidine kinase: protein MNKHQTVIRDRLVFVSIFIVIAIPLTILFLHTYEQSTTLEEKTQDEDVNNAYNDMSTRLVADYVIENTRSYKDYGILKSIPVIGGSSTQFSGFFAFPDSSGPFCNFDGQVCRKGLVGHFQIFHNGDLLTPFYPDTNYSIGRSVWDNFSPDDKKLRKRTRDKIQHLLDTLGIKNKEPKSNLDTAGLRNVIDQFWENIPDSTDEASEEPHFKKIVTRIETTSEEEAQAYIAETAPVEFRQTFDIPEFNGGVDISDLEMKTTNDYIVFYRQIYIGQQPVVQGFVVEKIPYLKYMTHRERSIYNSYSSPYAIDIVLENTTLFTIGSHDHRYKLKLSKPFPAPYENVIFKMYIKETSRATGSTILTAGVILLLVIAICLITIYRFTQSKVALATKRQDFVSAITHELKTPLTAIKMYAEMLQSFGGLNEEKRQKYYTQIASEADRLSRLIQNVLNLSKLDGNRWNVQLRQERPKAVLDDFIATYSRNVEKQGFELTVSSDTDADNVSLLIDRDAIMQILMNLVDNSLKFSKNASYKMINIELAIKGTDMYLAVRDYGPGIPPAEMKKVFQEFYRVENEMTRQTSGTGIGLSMVKKLCTLCNMQIEVENAHPGLRTKIHFQSLSI from the coding sequence TTGAATAAACACCAGACCGTCATCAGAGACCGTCTGGTGTTTGTTTCCATTTTCATAGTCATCGCAATACCCCTCACCATCCTGTTCCTGCATACCTACGAGCAGTCCACGACCCTCGAAGAGAAGACGCAGGACGAAGATGTGAACAACGCCTACAACGACATGAGCACGAGGCTCGTGGCCGACTACGTCATTGAGAATACCCGTTCCTACAAGGACTACGGCATCCTGAAATCTATTCCCGTGATCGGCGGCAGCAGCACCCAGTTCTCCGGCTTTTTCGCATTCCCGGACTCCAGCGGGCCTTTCTGTAATTTCGATGGACAGGTCTGCCGAAAAGGTCTTGTTGGACACTTCCAGATTTTCCATAACGGCGATCTGCTTACACCTTTCTACCCTGATACCAACTACAGTATCGGACGTTCCGTGTGGGACAACTTCTCCCCCGACGACAAGAAACTGCGCAAGCGTACCCGCGACAAGATACAGCATCTTCTTGACACCCTGGGCATCAAGAACAAGGAACCCAAGTCGAACCTTGATACCGCGGGCCTCCGTAACGTGATCGACCAGTTCTGGGAAAACATCCCAGACTCCACGGACGAAGCAAGCGAAGAACCTCACTTCAAGAAAATCGTCACACGTATCGAGACTACGTCAGAGGAAGAAGCTCAGGCCTACATTGCCGAAACCGCACCTGTAGAATTCCGTCAGACATTTGATATTCCCGAGTTCAACGGAGGCGTGGACATTTCCGACCTGGAAATGAAAACCACCAACGACTACATAGTCTTTTACAGACAGATCTATATTGGACAGCAGCCCGTCGTCCAAGGTTTTGTCGTCGAAAAGATTCCTTACCTTAAGTACATGACTCACAGGGAACGGAGCATCTACAATTCCTATTCCTCTCCTTACGCCATCGACATCGTGTTGGAAAATACGACCCTGTTTACCATTGGCAGCCACGATCATCGATACAAGCTGAAACTATCCAAGCCATTCCCTGCGCCCTACGAGAACGTCATCTTCAAGATGTACATCAAGGAAACTTCAAGGGCAACAGGTTCCACCATCCTTACTGCAGGCGTAATCCTGCTACTGGTGATTGCAATCTGCCTGATTACAATCTACAGATTCACCCAGAGTAAAGTGGCCTTGGCAACCAAGCGTCAGGACTTCGTATCCGCCATTACCCACGAGCTGAAGACTCCCCTTACCGCCATCAAGATGTACGCCGAAATGCTCCAGAGCTTTGGCGGTCTTAACGAGGAAAAGCGACAGAAGTACTACACCCAGATTGCAAGCGAGGCAGACCGTCTCTCCCGCCTGATCCAGAACGTATTGAACCTGTCCAAGCTGGACGGTAACCGTTGGAACGTGCAGCTGCGACAGGAACGCCCCAAGGCAGTCCTGGATGACTTTATCGCCACCTACAGCAGGAATGTGGAAAAGCAGGGATTCGAACTTACGGTTTCCTCCGATACGGATGCAGACAACGTAAGCCTGCTTATCGACCGCGATGCCATCATGCAGATCCTGATGAACCTGGTGGACAACTCCCTGAAGTTCTCCAAGAACGCAAGCTACAAGATGATCAACATCGAACTTGCCATCAAGGGTACGGACATGTACCTTGCAGTACGCGACTACGGCCCGGGCATTCCTCCTGCCGAAATGAAGAAGGTGTTCCAGGAATTCTACCGCGTGGAGAACGAAATGACCCGACAGACAAGCGGAACGGGTATCGGTCTTTCCATGGTGAAAAAGCTTTGCACTTTATGTAATATGCAGATTGAAGTGGAAAACGCCCACCCCGGACTTAGGACCAAAATCCACTTCCAGTCATTGTCAATTTAA
- a CDS encoding response regulator transcription factor, which produces MTQNTSSTNILIIEDEIAIAEGLVDLCELNGYRVKHVINGEDGLAEALTGQYGLVLLDLMLPGMDGFTVCDKIREQDKSLPIIILSAKNADEDIINGLKFGADDYIPKPFSVPMLLARIEAVLRRSRQSMENEGKLVAGNLKVNFREYTGTRGDEELAFTRKEIEILEYLWNNRDHAVPRSELLRKVWGYENAESVDTRTVDIHITKLRKKIEDDPSHPKLLVTFRGEGYQMRSAPECDR; this is translated from the coding sequence ATGACTCAGAACACAAGCAGTACCAATATCCTTATCATCGAAGATGAAATCGCCATCGCCGAAGGTCTCGTGGACCTTTGCGAACTGAATGGCTATCGTGTAAAGCATGTAATCAACGGCGAAGACGGCCTTGCCGAGGCCCTGACCGGCCAGTATGGTCTTGTACTCCTTGACCTGATGCTCCCGGGCATGGACGGCTTTACCGTTTGCGACAAGATTCGCGAACAGGACAAGAGCCTGCCCATTATCATCCTGTCTGCAAAGAACGCCGACGAAGATATCATCAACGGTCTTAAGTTCGGTGCCGACGACTATATTCCCAAGCCGTTCTCCGTGCCCATGCTCCTGGCCCGTATCGAAGCTGTGCTCCGCCGTAGCCGCCAGTCCATGGAAAACGAAGGCAAGCTGGTTGCAGGCAACCTGAAAGTGAACTTCCGTGAATACACCGGTACCCGTGGCGACGAGGAACTGGCATTTACCCGTAAGGAAATCGAAATCCTCGAATACCTGTGGAACAACCGTGACCACGCCGTCCCCCGTTCCGAACTCCTCCGCAAGGTCTGGGGTTACGAAAACGCAGAATCCGTGGACACCCGTACCGTAGACATCCACATTACAAAGCTCCGCAAGAAGATCGAGGACGATCCGTCCCATCCGAAGCTCCTGGTAACCTTCCGTGGCGAAGGCTACCAGATGCGCTCTGCACCTGAATGCGATCGCTAA
- a CDS encoding PEGA domain-containing protein, whose protein sequence is MKKMFFFALMMAFLFTTAIADDDDPPPRGKNAVINIITNPPNSDVYLGGEPLGKSPIENVTVKSGRQTLVVIDQGYELVNQRVNVWPGNDKRNNFDFGTKIPKGNIKVTTIPGKCLIYVDGDNSDKTDGAPLTIHNLDAGDHVVRAECSNRKSAEALVTVKGEETVEITLDASSGKKKKK, encoded by the coding sequence ATGAAGAAAATGTTCTTTTTTGCCTTGATGATGGCATTCCTGTTCACCACCGCCATCGCCGACGATGACGATCCACCTCCTCGTGGCAAGAACGCCGTGATCAACATCATCACCAACCCTCCTAACAGCGATGTCTACCTGGGTGGCGAACCTCTCGGCAAGAGCCCCATTGAAAACGTAACCGTCAAGTCTGGCCGCCAGACCCTCGTGGTGATCGACCAGGGCTACGAACTGGTTAACCAGCGCGTGAACGTTTGGCCGGGCAACGACAAGCGTAACAACTTCGACTTCGGCACCAAGATTCCTAAGGGCAACATCAAGGTGACCACCATTCCGGGCAAGTGCCTCATCTACGTCGACGGCGACAACTCCGACAAGACCGATGGCGCACCTCTCACCATCCACAACCTGGATGCAGGTGACCACGTGGTTCGCGCAGAATGCTCCAACCGCAAGTCTGCAGAAGCACTCGTGACCGTGAAGGGCGAAGAAACCGTCGAAATCACTCTCGACGCATCCTCCGGCAAGAAGAAGAAAAAGTAA